A single window of Sulfitobacter sp. JL08 DNA harbors:
- a CDS encoding O-antigen polymerase yields the protein MRKNVSLLSPPALICFCWTLTFFVAGCALLLPDVFDLLPVFMAREDLSTDGFSVLGSVWIALCLFVYLTVDFAVKTVLSPNPTAHVPLDVDRAALLCFRTNLLLLGVTAIWIATTAQSVGGIRALAALVYLDSLGARDLLLQNKLFTGMRLFYAALPATGAMAAILLALQARCPLSQKSRRLCQITFAINLIALLVLPIVMSQRLLLLQFLLSAYIGVCMVRGRFVGLAYLPLGLFLFLATWVLREAITNPSLDRSAFDIGLQKLAFYFVNDLWNSYRPLKSEISHTFGMFSLRGLLFFSFTDGYFTTLLSDRLIAIEDVRGGGDFSIFTAPYVDFGPVIGVLCVALMAAVFRYAYWAGSQSPLGALVYGQIAASLLFSMHGTYFTHHNFFFSLIILASLCHLSRQARHGPRYGAQHHV from the coding sequence ATGCGCAAGAACGTATCCCTGTTGTCGCCGCCTGCGCTTATCTGCTTTTGTTGGACGCTTACTTTTTTCGTGGCGGGATGCGCCCTGCTTTTACCGGATGTGTTTGATCTGCTGCCGGTTTTCATGGCGCGCGAAGACCTGTCTACAGACGGGTTTTCGGTTCTGGGCAGTGTTTGGATCGCGCTATGCCTGTTTGTTTACCTGACGGTTGATTTTGCTGTCAAAACCGTTCTTTCGCCAAATCCAACGGCCCATGTCCCGCTTGATGTAGACCGTGCAGCCTTATTGTGTTTTCGCACCAATCTGCTGCTTTTGGGGGTCACGGCCATCTGGATCGCAACCACGGCGCAGTCTGTCGGCGGGATCAGGGCGCTGGCCGCCCTTGTCTATTTAGACTCGCTGGGCGCGCGCGATCTTCTGCTGCAAAATAAACTCTTCACCGGGATGCGGCTGTTCTATGCGGCTTTGCCGGCGACCGGTGCCATGGCGGCCATATTGCTGGCGTTGCAGGCCCGTTGCCCGCTAAGCCAAAAAAGCAGACGCCTGTGCCAGATCACCTTCGCCATCAATCTGATTGCGCTACTGGTGCTCCCCATCGTGATGTCGCAGCGGTTGCTTTTGCTACAGTTCCTGCTGTCGGCCTATATCGGTGTTTGCATGGTGCGCGGCCGGTTTGTGGGCTTGGCCTACCTGCCTTTGGGTCTTTTCCTGTTTCTGGCCACATGGGTCCTGCGCGAAGCCATCACCAACCCAAGCCTTGATCGCTCTGCCTTTGATATCGGGCTGCAAAAGCTTGCGTTCTACTTCGTCAATGATTTGTGGAACTCGTACCGTCCCCTGAAATCCGAGATCAGCCACACATTCGGTATGTTCTCGTTACGCGGTCTGTTGTTTTTTTCATTTACCGACGGGTATTTTACCACGCTTCTGTCCGACCGTCTGATCGCAATTGAAGACGTGCGCGGCGGCGGCGATTTTTCGATTTTCACCGCACCTTACGTTGATTTCGGCCCGGTCATCGGTGTTCTTTGCGTGGCCCTGATGGCGGCCGTGTTCCGCTATGCCTATTGGGCCGGATCGCAAAGCCCGCTTGGCGCGCTGGTATACGGACAAATCGCGGCATCCTTGTTGTTCTCCATGCATGGAACTTACTTTACCCATCACAATTTCTTTTTCTCACTGATCATTCTGGCCTCCCTCTGTCATCTGTCGCGACAGGCACGGCACGGCCCCCGGTATGGTGCGCAACACCATGTCTAG
- a CDS encoding oligosaccharide flippase family protein, with translation MAVNRSNISLGLWSIVLQWSRFAIAALVFICIANWLSLAEIGAFAVAAAPLRFLQVVHRTGITDADIVARSNLAHGKETDALFVISICVAFALAALLYFASRMVGFLSESELPVGPMMASLAIVPLFNGLAAVPEGILRHSLRVRALALRTMAVQSVSAGLTFVAASHGLGPWSLVLFLIANAVLGAVSALFIARWRPSCLPRPKHLFGPARSVLVLSGQALVSNALQPLLQLSVGYWLGLADAGAFQIAMRFLGLLDAIAVAPARYLALPLLSGSGRGNGWFERTVPRAVRLSALVSAPVYLGAACTAPLILAVFVGPDHARSSAAMFQFLCFLGLANAVSMILLQASVAAGRADVALWRSLGLLILSAVLAWPALGYSATAVAGSAAVAGMCISICMFCTVPPKIDVPVKPTARAAAWPVMAALSMGFMIHALARTPALQNLSDPLQLGLLVVVGLSIYAILIRLMAKESITDLAFVFKSQESRP, from the coding sequence GTGGCGGTGAACCGTTCCAACATATCGCTTGGTCTGTGGTCGATCGTTCTGCAGTGGAGCAGGTTCGCCATTGCGGCCCTCGTTTTCATTTGTATCGCCAACTGGTTGTCGCTGGCTGAAATCGGGGCCTTTGCCGTGGCCGCCGCGCCGCTGCGGTTTCTTCAGGTGGTGCACCGGACGGGCATAACGGATGCTGACATTGTCGCACGTTCGAACCTTGCACATGGCAAGGAAACCGATGCGCTTTTTGTTATCTCGATCTGTGTTGCATTTGCACTGGCAGCTTTGCTTTATTTTGCATCCCGGATGGTCGGTTTTCTCTCTGAAAGTGAACTGCCCGTTGGCCCGATGATGGCATCACTTGCAATCGTTCCGCTGTTCAATGGATTGGCTGCAGTGCCAGAAGGTATCTTGCGCCATTCTCTGCGGGTCAGGGCATTGGCGCTGCGTACCATGGCCGTTCAATCGGTTTCCGCCGGATTGACGTTTGTTGCGGCCAGCCATGGCCTTGGCCCCTGGTCGCTGGTCCTGTTTTTGATTGCAAATGCAGTTCTGGGGGCAGTGAGTGCCCTATTCATTGCACGATGGCGTCCGTCATGCCTGCCACGGCCAAAGCATCTTTTTGGCCCTGCGCGTTCGGTTCTTGTTTTGTCGGGGCAGGCATTGGTGTCCAATGCGTTGCAACCCCTGCTGCAATTGTCCGTTGGCTACTGGTTAGGTCTGGCAGACGCGGGTGCGTTTCAGATCGCAATGCGGTTTCTGGGGTTGCTGGATGCAATTGCCGTGGCTCCGGCGCGGTATCTGGCCTTGCCGCTTTTGTCGGGGTCCGGTCGTGGCAACGGCTGGTTTGAACGCACGGTTCCCCGCGCTGTGCGCCTGTCTGCGCTTGTTTCGGCGCCCGTCTATTTGGGTGCTGCATGCACCGCGCCGCTGATACTGGCGGTATTTGTGGGGCCCGATCATGCCCGATCCAGCGCCGCCATGTTTCAGTTTTTGTGTTTCCTGGGTTTGGCAAATGCCGTGTCGATGATACTGCTTCAGGCGTCTGTTGCAGCGGGTCGGGCCGATGTCGCGCTGTGGCGCAGTCTTGGATTGTTGATCTTGTCTGCTGTTCTGGCTTGGCCGGCATTGGGATATTCTGCAACGGCTGTCGCGGGCAGTGCCGCTGTGGCAGGCATGTGCATTTCAATTTGCATGTTCTGCACCGTACCGCCCAAAATAGACGTTCCGGTCAAACCAACAGCGCGCGCCGCTGCATGGCCCGTGATGGCGGCCTTATCCATGGGGTTCATGATACATGCGCTGGCCCGGACACCGGCGCTGCAAAACCTCTCGGACCCTTTGCAATTGGGGTTGCTCGTGGTGGTGGGCCTTTCGATCTACGCAATTCTGATCCGCTTGATGGCCAAGGAATCCATCACGGATTTGGCGTTTGTCTTTAAATCGCAGGAAAGCCGCCCATGA
- a CDS encoding glycosyltransferase family 4 protein, whose product MRPRLARRARRLITVSAFSAQELARYCGLSATDFRVIPNSADHLAGTAPDLARLHRFNLKPDQYLLAVGNQSPNKNIARLIAAHAQCPDAPVLVIAGGGANGLTHADIKVNDRIRNLGRIPDNDLVALYKGAKGFVWPSLYEGFGIPPLEAMALGTPVLSSSSSAMPDVLGDAAMYFDPSDTNDILRCLRAFQNLDPVKLDQITASGCAQARRYSWMDSANTLLDIVEEMPIPASSARAQKLISFRSSSEH is encoded by the coding sequence ATGCGGCCCCGTTTGGCACGGCGGGCCCGTCGATTGATCACGGTCAGCGCGTTTTCCGCCCAGGAACTGGCGCGCTATTGCGGCCTGTCTGCAACTGATTTCAGGGTCATTCCCAACAGCGCGGATCATCTGGCAGGCACTGCACCCGATCTGGCCCGTCTCCATCGGTTCAACCTGAAACCCGATCAGTACCTGCTGGCCGTGGGCAATCAAAGCCCGAACAAGAACATTGCGCGTTTGATTGCGGCCCATGCCCAATGCCCCGACGCCCCTGTTTTGGTCATTGCCGGGGGCGGGGCAAACGGATTGACACATGCGGACATCAAGGTCAATGACCGCATCCGCAATCTGGGACGGATACCGGACAATGATCTTGTCGCTTTGTATAAAGGCGCAAAAGGGTTCGTGTGGCCGTCCCTCTACGAAGGTTTCGGTATCCCGCCCCTTGAAGCGATGGCACTGGGCACGCCCGTTCTGTCATCATCCAGCAGCGCGATGCCAGACGTGTTGGGCGACGCTGCAATGTATTTTGATCCGTCCGACACAAATGACATTTTGCGGTGTTTGCGCGCGTTTCAAAACCTTGATCCCGTCAAACTGGACCAGATAACGGCATCCGGCTGTGCACAGGCGCGGCGCTATTCATGGATGGACAGTGCCAACACCCTGCTGGACATCGTGGAAGAGATGCCGATACCGGCATCATCTGCCCGTGCCCAAAAATTGATCAGCTTCCGGTCATCTTCAGAACACTGA
- a CDS encoding GumK N-terminal domain-containing glycosyltransferase — translation MTVPKKKAVILTGHFAVQKRRANILWLSDELRAHGWHVTIITTGYSWVSRLRGDRRFQSLYAPPKTGTQIIDDTLTQIFRYAPIHPFSLRNVRLDRIARPLHRAFHTYWRSRLRASLPGADLVIVESGPPIVLADIVSRYAPHAALVYRVSDDVDLLGLPPFVRQAEVRHAHLFDRISMASPILARKFPTHETVAIDPIGIPKKLYDTDMPNPYGPNRASYEAVCAGTTQFDIGAVLAIARLRPGWRLHILGRLRGDPPPDCPENLIFHHEQPFELTAGYIRHADIGLAPYLDRPGVEYQTHQSNRILQYRYFGLPIIGPQRLCHPSVPSIYGYSDISDQTLESTLTKAEMHKRVCSDPLPDWHDLYLSIVSTRKRPGRGCQNAKIDPPP, via the coding sequence ATGACGGTGCCAAAAAAGAAAGCTGTCATTCTGACCGGCCATTTCGCGGTTCAGAAAAGACGCGCGAATATTCTGTGGCTGTCAGATGAACTGCGTGCGCACGGCTGGCATGTCACGATCATCACCACCGGGTACAGTTGGGTTTCGCGTCTGCGCGGGGACCGGCGGTTTCAATCGCTTTATGCGCCGCCAAAAACCGGAACACAGATCATTGACGACACTCTGACACAAATATTCCGCTACGCGCCGATCCACCCGTTCAGCCTGCGCAATGTCCGGCTGGACAGAATTGCGCGCCCCCTGCACCGGGCGTTTCATACCTATTGGCGGTCACGGTTGCGCGCATCCTTGCCCGGTGCCGATCTTGTTATCGTTGAAAGCGGGCCACCCATTGTCCTGGCAGATATTGTTTCCCGCTATGCGCCGCACGCGGCCCTTGTCTATCGGGTCAGCGACGATGTCGATCTGCTGGGGCTTCCGCCTTTTGTGCGACAGGCCGAAGTGCGCCATGCCCACCTGTTTGATCGGATTAGTATGGCAAGCCCGATCCTGGCGCGGAAGTTTCCAACCCATGAAACGGTCGCGATTGATCCGATCGGAATTCCCAAGAAACTCTACGACACTGATATGCCAAACCCGTACGGGCCAAATCGCGCAAGCTATGAAGCGGTATGTGCGGGCACCACGCAATTCGATATCGGGGCGGTTCTGGCCATCGCTCGATTAAGGCCCGGCTGGCGCTTGCACATACTGGGCCGCTTGCGGGGCGATCCGCCCCCGGATTGTCCGGAAAACCTGATCTTTCATCATGAACAACCCTTTGAATTGACCGCCGGATATATCCGGCACGCCGACATCGGGCTTGCCCCTTATCTTGACAGGCCGGGGGTTGAATACCAGACGCACCAAAGCAACAGAATTTTGCAATACAGGTATTTCGGCCTGCCCATCATAGGCCCGCAACGATTGTGTCATCCTTCTGTTCCGTCGATATACGGATATTCCGACATCTCAGATCAGACATTGGAATCGACCCTGACAAAGGCCGAAATGCACAAGCGTGTATGTTCGGACCCGTTGCCCGACTGGCACGATCTTTACCTTTCCATTGTGTCGACCCGGAAAAGACCGGGCCGTGGCTGTCAGAACGCCAAAATTGACCCGCCGCCATAA
- a CDS encoding spike base protein, RCAP_Rcc01079 family, which yields MPILDHFSSFQPGLSAPATGGFSIVPDDNTDLGVLPRAIMVAAGGDVGAILMDGSTVVLPGLAAGVVYPFRVRRVLGSAGGTTASGIIGLY from the coding sequence ATGCCAATCCTTGACCACTTTTCAAGTTTCCAGCCCGGATTATCCGCCCCTGCGACCGGCGGTTTTTCGATTGTACCGGATGATAACACTGATCTTGGCGTCTTGCCGCGGGCCATCATGGTTGCCGCAGGAGGTGACGTAGGCGCAATTCTGATGGATGGCAGTACCGTTGTCTTGCCGGGGCTTGCCGCCGGCGTCGTCTATCCTTTTCGGGTAAGGCGTGTTCTTGGCAGTGCAGGCGGTACAACCGCGTCCGGCATTATCGGGTTATACTAA
- a CDS encoding acyltransferase family protein, producing MSRHPGIQVLRALAAIMVLVGHVLAEAEHYFDQSFALSGLPWTRGVDIFFVISGFIITLSASRIWGTRHASLRFIWHRILRVVPLYYLFTTLMLAALVFVPGGVKDTVLDPAQVISSYLFVPYERYDGRIAPILSLGWTLNYEMFFYGIMALALALPRGAAFVAALGVLSGLSVIGLIIRPDQTMLAFWTNPIILTFVFGILIARAQIAGLTRKKGGVVVFAIGLGGLVVLNTMVSGLPRFISSGIPAAFIVAAPVLFSEQTWAPRIGIVLGDASYALYLSHRFVLRAATLILLPFLPASPLAALLFTVLVCGAAILASVCVYYRIEKPMLRWAEQWR from the coding sequence ATGTCTAGGCATCCGGGCATTCAAGTGCTGCGTGCTCTTGCCGCGATCATGGTGCTGGTCGGCCATGTTCTGGCCGAGGCGGAACACTATTTCGATCAAAGCTTTGCGTTGAGCGGTCTGCCCTGGACGCGCGGCGTAGATATCTTCTTTGTCATCAGCGGGTTCATCATAACCCTTTCGGCATCGCGGATCTGGGGAACACGGCACGCTTCGCTGCGTTTTATCTGGCACCGGATTCTGCGTGTCGTGCCACTTTATTATCTCTTCACAACGCTCATGCTTGCTGCGCTTGTCTTTGTTCCGGGGGGCGTAAAAGACACTGTTCTTGATCCTGCACAGGTCATCTCGTCCTATTTGTTCGTTCCCTATGAACGGTATGACGGTCGTATCGCCCCGATCCTGTCGCTGGGCTGGACCCTGAATTACGAGATGTTCTTTTACGGGATCATGGCGCTTGCTCTGGCGTTGCCGCGCGGTGCGGCTTTTGTTGCTGCCCTTGGCGTTCTTTCCGGCCTGAGCGTGATCGGCCTGATCATTCGACCGGATCAAACGATGCTGGCGTTTTGGACCAATCCGATCATTCTGACTTTTGTGTTTGGCATACTGATCGCCCGCGCCCAGATTGCGGGACTGACGCGCAAAAAAGGCGGCGTGGTTGTCTTTGCCATCGGATTGGGCGGGTTGGTGGTTCTGAACACAATGGTATCCGGTCTGCCGAGGTTCATCAGCAGCGGGATACCCGCCGCATTCATTGTTGCTGCTCCGGTTCTTTTCAGTGAACAGACATGGGCGCCGCGCATTGGCATCGTGTTGGGCGATGCGTCTTATGCCCTCTACCTGTCGCATCGTTTTGTGCTGCGTGCCGCCACCTTGATACTGCTTCCCTTTCTACCGGCTTCGCCGCTCGCTGCCTTGCTGTTCACTGTTCTGGTCTGTGGGGCAGCGATTTTGGCCAGTGTTTGTGTCTATTATAGGATCGAAAAGCCAATGTTGCGATGGGCAGAGCAGTGGCGGTGA
- a CDS encoding glycosyltransferase, with product MHLVHVVTRLLQAGSEENTIATCLWQARARHRVTLLYGRDFDPVWKHRPLPGVTLVCVPDMVHPISPVQDARAIFALRRLYAHLQPDVIHTHQSKAGILGRIAARAVPKARVVHGIHIVPFQDANWFKRKAFVMAERIAARNTDLFIAVSQNTAQQYVSAGICENKSAHCVYSGMALNAFQNPSIPADWREILGQKNRPPVVLMMAAFEKRKQHIAFLNAFRIVLERSPNAKLLLAGAGPLEGAVRSAVVDLGLSDSVVFCGHRPDPHALFALADVSVLTSLREGLPRVAVQSVAANCPIVISALPGIEEIVKHDVNGLITPASDVVAAAQAVSRILTNAQLRHHLQDGARATDVSHWDMDRLGERTTALYGLTQ from the coding sequence ATGCATCTGGTTCATGTTGTGACGCGCCTGTTGCAGGCCGGATCCGAAGAGAACACGATCGCCACCTGCTTGTGGCAGGCGCGGGCTAGGCACCGCGTGACGTTGCTTTACGGACGTGACTTTGATCCGGTCTGGAAGCACAGACCACTGCCGGGTGTCACGCTTGTTTGCGTACCGGATATGGTACATCCGATCAGCCCGGTTCAGGATGCCCGTGCCATTTTCGCATTGCGCCGACTCTATGCGCATTTGCAACCTGATGTCATTCACACCCATCAAAGCAAGGCTGGTATTCTTGGCCGGATTGCTGCGCGGGCGGTTCCAAAAGCGCGCGTGGTGCACGGCATTCATATCGTGCCTTTCCAAGATGCGAACTGGTTCAAGCGAAAGGCCTTTGTAATGGCCGAACGGATCGCAGCGCGAAATACCGATCTGTTTATCGCCGTGTCACAAAACACCGCTCAGCAATATGTTTCGGCAGGAATCTGCGAAAACAAATCCGCGCATTGCGTCTATTCGGGCATGGCACTGAACGCATTTCAAAACCCGAGCATCCCAGCGGACTGGCGCGAAATCTTGGGGCAGAAAAACCGTCCACCCGTTGTTTTGATGATGGCCGCGTTCGAGAAACGCAAACAGCATATCGCTTTTCTCAACGCCTTTCGCATCGTGTTAGAGCGCTCGCCGAATGCGAAATTGTTGCTGGCGGGGGCTGGCCCGCTGGAAGGTGCAGTGCGCAGCGCTGTCGTTGATTTAGGATTGTCGGACAGCGTTGTTTTCTGCGGGCACCGCCCTGATCCACATGCGCTTTTCGCCTTGGCAGATGTCAGTGTTCTGACCTCTCTGCGGGAAGGTTTGCCGCGGGTTGCGGTACAATCTGTTGCTGCGAACTGTCCGATCGTCATCAGCGCCTTGCCCGGGATCGAGGAAATCGTGAAGCATGACGTGAACGGGTTGATTACACCGGCATCCGATGTTGTGGCTGCGGCACAGGCCGTTTCACGGATATTGACCAATGCGCAGTTGCGGCACCACCTGCAAGACGGTGCACGCGCCACGGATGTCAGCCACTGGGATATGGACAGGTTGGGTGAACGCACAACGGCGCTTTATGGCCTTACGCAATGA
- a CDS encoding sulfotransferase family 2 domain-containing protein, which translates to MLHSLVYIHVPKCGGTSFGSALRLRFFYSQATIALGESRAVQSALYPAAHGLARIKAEYAVRDVMLAHLLAQNYRCISVHARYHPDLHDRYRGSSAYVTLLRHPVDRFLSHYHYLQRHHPSADRAATLDAFLDSPDAARLGAQYLFYFGRTLPFETNDLDQAIETAKSALGQFTLIGDLSRARSFHKALNALSGIPVPALHRNRAPRPGHLPDGDLLRRLCAICSPDIAIYEHAQTLRHCA; encoded by the coding sequence TTGTTGCATAGCCTCGTTTACATTCATGTGCCCAAATGCGGCGGAACCAGTTTCGGGTCTGCGTTGCGATTGCGGTTCTTTTATTCGCAGGCGACCATTGCGCTGGGCGAAAGCCGTGCGGTGCAAAGCGCGCTTTATCCCGCAGCGCACGGGCTGGCCCGGATCAAGGCGGAATACGCCGTGCGTGATGTGATGCTGGCACATTTACTGGCGCAGAATTACCGATGCATCAGTGTTCATGCGCGCTATCATCCGGATCTGCATGACAGATACCGTGGCTCCAGCGCATACGTGACGCTGCTGCGCCATCCGGTGGACCGGTTCCTGTCGCATTACCATTACTTGCAGCGCCATCACCCAAGCGCGGATCGCGCGGCAACACTTGATGCGTTTCTGGACAGTCCGGATGCGGCCCGGCTGGGCGCACAGTACCTGTTCTACTTTGGCCGAACCCTTCCTTTTGAAACCAATGATCTGGATCAGGCCATCGAAACCGCAAAATCCGCATTGGGGCAGTTTACGCTGATCGGCGATCTGTCGCGTGCGCGATCCTTTCACAAGGCGCTGAACGCGTTATCAGGCATTCCAGTTCCGGCGCTTCATCGCAACAGGGCACCAAGGCCCGGGCACCTGCCAGATGGTGATCTGCTGCGCCGTCTGTGCGCCATTTGCAGCCCCGACATCGCGATTTATGAACATGCCCAGACGCTGAGGCACTGCGCCTGA
- a CDS encoding mannose-1-phosphate guanylyltransferase/mannose-6-phosphate isomerase: MQSIYPVLLCGGSGTRLWPLSRKSYPKQFSPLIDAQSLFQASAVRMSGKTQSLSFNAPVILTNSDFRFIVTEQLTEVGIDPGAILIEPQGRNTAPAILAAALYLSKSDPDAIMLIAPSDHVVPDAGAFHGVVEQGLAAVEKGQLVTFGITPDRPETGYGYLELSKKPDGSGAPIALSKFVEKPDATTAKKMLKAGNFLWNGGIFLCRASEIIAAFKAHSPDLIDPVQASINNAKTDLGFLRLAPDDWSNCNDISIDYAVMERADNLSVVPFTSAWSDLGGWDAVWRETNPDKDGVSTSGPATAIDCENTLLRSESETLEVVGIGLKNIMAIAMNDAVLVADMNRAQDVKLAVSALSAKGATQAVAFPKDHRPWGWFESLVVGDRFQVKRIVVHPGAALSLQSHVHRSEHWIVVEGTAKVTIDDKVQLVTENQSVYIPLGAVHRMENPGKVPMVLIEVQTGAYVGEDDIVRYEDVYARE; the protein is encoded by the coding sequence ATGCAATCAATTTATCCGGTTCTGTTATGCGGTGGGTCTGGAACCCGTCTTTGGCCATTGTCGCGCAAAAGCTATCCCAAACAATTTTCACCATTGATCGACGCGCAATCCTTGTTTCAGGCATCGGCCGTGCGCATGTCGGGAAAGACGCAGTCATTGTCTTTCAATGCACCCGTCATTCTTACAAATTCGGATTTCCGCTTTATCGTGACAGAACAATTGACCGAAGTCGGCATTGACCCCGGTGCAATTCTGATCGAACCACAAGGCAGAAACACGGCCCCGGCCATCCTTGCGGCGGCGCTTTACCTGTCAAAATCCGATCCCGATGCAATCATGCTTATCGCGCCGTCAGACCATGTGGTGCCTGACGCGGGCGCATTTCACGGGGTCGTTGAACAGGGATTGGCCGCTGTGGAAAAAGGCCAGCTTGTTACCTTTGGTATCACACCGGATCGTCCCGAAACCGGCTATGGCTATCTGGAACTGTCCAAAAAGCCAGACGGGTCCGGTGCCCCGATTGCCCTGTCGAAATTCGTCGAAAAACCAGATGCCACCACCGCAAAAAAGATGTTGAAAGCCGGAAACTTTCTTTGGAACGGCGGCATTTTCCTGTGTCGGGCAAGCGAAATCATCGCTGCCTTCAAAGCCCATTCACCTGACCTGATCGACCCTGTTCAGGCCTCGATAAACAACGCCAAAACAGATCTGGGTTTTTTGCGGCTTGCACCGGATGACTGGTCAAACTGCAATGACATTTCGATCGACTATGCCGTGATGGAGCGGGCCGACAACCTCTCGGTTGTTCCCTTCACCAGTGCCTGGTCTGATCTTGGCGGCTGGGATGCCGTCTGGCGCGAAACCAATCCCGACAAGGATGGTGTGTCTACCAGCGGTCCGGCAACAGCCATTGATTGTGAAAATACGCTTTTGCGATCCGAAAGCGAAACCTTGGAAGTGGTCGGTATCGGCCTGAAGAACATAATGGCAATTGCCATGAATGATGCCGTTCTGGTCGCAGATATGAACCGGGCGCAGGATGTAAAACTTGCTGTTTCGGCGCTCTCGGCCAAGGGTGCGACGCAGGCTGTGGCCTTTCCCAAGGATCACCGCCCCTGGGGATGGTTCGAAAGTCTGGTGGTCGGTGACCGGTTTCAGGTAAAGCGTATCGTTGTCCATCCGGGCGCGGCGTTGTCGCTGCAATCGCATGTTCACCGGTCCGAACACTGGATCGTTGTGGAAGGCACTGCAAAGGTCACGATTGACGATAAGGTGCAACTGGTGACAGAAAACCAGTCGGTCTACATTCCGCTGGGCGCTGTTCACCGTATGGAAAACCCCGGCAAGGTTCCGATGGTCCTGATCGAAGTTCAGACCGGTGCCTATGTCGGTGAAGACGACATTGTGCGGTATGAGGACGTCTACGCGCGCGAATGA